In one window of Notolabrus celidotus isolate fNotCel1 chromosome 17, fNotCel1.pri, whole genome shotgun sequence DNA:
- the timm21 gene encoding mitochondrial import inner membrane translocase subunit Tim21: protein MAYTQILRALHRNLQQTASQSSVQKCFLIHTHRAVSTGSRLTFHRSGEAPSSVPALSCFIQAQTRRGFTLNYSDRNKTSPEDRDRSVSRYQGGSPKHSASQKVKDAGRDFTYLIIILIGLGVTGGLLYVVFQELFSSSSPNKIYGKAFNKVRLDPEVIGAFGEPIKCYGETTRRGRRQQVSHMEYLKGGVKHLQLKFYIEGSEPGRKGTVHSESKEDPETGKYEFQYIVVEVDTYPRRTIIVEDNR from the exons ATGGCTTACACGCAGATATTGAGAGCTCTGCACCGGAATCTGCAGCAGACTGCTTCACAGTCCTCCGTGCAGAAATGCTTTCTgatccacacacacagggcGGTGTCGACAGGGTCCAGACTGACCTTCCACAGGAGCGGGGAGGCTCCCTCGTCTGTCCCCGCTCTGAGCTGCTTCATCCAGGCGCAGACTCGGCGAGGTTTCACCCTCAACTactcagacagaaacaaaaccagCCCCGAGGACAGAGACAGATCCGTGTCCAGGTATCAGGGTGGAAGTCCAAAACACTCAGCCTCTCAGAAAG TAAAAGACGCGGGCAGGGACTTCACCTACCTGATCATCATTCTCATCGGGCTTGGAGTGACAG GGGGGCTGTTGTATGTGGTTTTCCAGGAACTGTTTTCATCCTCAAGTCCAAATAAAATCTATGGGAAAGCCTTCAACAAAGTCCGGTTGGACCCCGAG GTGATTGGTGCATTTGGGGAGCCAATCAAGTGTTACGGGGAAACTACACGCCGAGGAAGGAGACAGCAAGTCAG TCACATGGAGTACCTGAAAGGCGGTGTGAAGCACCTACAGCTGAAGTTTTACATCGAAGGCTCAGAGCCAGGCCGCAAGGGAACTGTGCATTCAGAGTCAAAGGAg GATCCTGAAACCGGGAAATATGAGTTTCAGTATATTGTTGTGGAGGTAGACACCTATCCGAGACGAACCATCATTGTGGAAGATAACCGATAA